The Metabacillus schmidteae nucleotide sequence ATGTAGGGTTGTCCAACTCTGCTACAGGTTTAACATCTCCAAGCTTTGCAGCCTCTGTGTCAAGTGTGAAGCTGTAGACTCCTTTACTATCACCTTTTGTGTATGTACCGATAAAACCGATTAGTTTTGACAAGAGAATTTCTCCTTTCAATTTGTAATACCTTACATTATATCGTTAGATTATTGGAAACAACAACATTTTGATATGGCTATTTGTTTAAATATGCTACTATAATAGTATTTATATGGAATAGAAAAGGAGAAGAAGAATGCTAAAGCGGTTTTTTTCATATTATACCCCTCATAAAAAGCTTTTTATTATGGACTTTAGCAGTGCGATCATCGTAGCTCTATTAGAGTTAGCCTTTCCGCTTGCAGTTCAATGGTTTATAGATTCTTTATTACCAACTGAAAACTGGTCAGCAATCGTATCTGTAAGTATTACGCTATTAGTTTTATATATTTTAAGTACATTTTTGCAGTATATCGTCAATTACTGGGGACATATGCTAGGAATAAATATTGAAACAGATATGAGAAAACAGCTGTTTCAGCATGTACAAAAGCAGTCATTTAAGTTTTTTGACAATACGAAGACAGGAAATATTATGAGTCGTATTACAAATGATTTAATGGATATCGGTGAGCTTGCCCACCATGGTCCTGAGGATTTATTTATATCTATTATGACGTTTGTTGGTGCGTTTTGGATTATGTTCACAGTTAATGTCAAGTTGGCATTAGTAGCACTTATTATTTTACCGTTTTTAGCTTGGTTAATTGTCGTAAGTAACTTGAAGATGAATAAAGCTTGGAAAAAAATGTACGGTGAAATCGCAGATGTAAATGCTCGTGTAGAAGACAGTGTTTCGGGTGTGCGAGTAGTTCAATCTTTTACAAATGAAAGCTTTGAAAACAAACGTTTTTCTGTGAATAATATGAAATTCCGTAAAGCTAAGCTAGGTGGATATAAAGTAATGTCCTTTAGCTTATCAGGAATTTATATGATGACACGATTTGTCACACTTGCAGTTCTCGTTGTAGGGGCATGGCTAAGCTATACAGGACAGCTTACTTACGGTGAGTTAGTTGGATTTGTCTTGTATATTAATGTACTCTTTAAGCCCATTGATAAAATTAGTGCTTTAATGGAACTTTATCCAAAAGGAATGGCCGGATTTAAACGATTTACTGAGCTGCTTGATATGGATCCGGATGTTCAAGATGTAAAAGATGCTGTTGAAGTTCAAACACTCCGTGGAGATATTACATTTAATGATGTAACATTTGGTTATGATGAACATAAACAGGTATTGAATGGAATTGACTTGTCTATTTCAGCAGGTGAAACAATTGCTTTTGTTGGACCATCTGGTGCTGGAAAAACAACAATCTGTACCCTGATTCCTCGTTTTTACGATGTTGACAATGGTTCAATTAAAATTGATGGAATTGATGTACGTAATATGACAAAACAATCACTTCGTTCTCAAATTGGAATTGTGCAGCAGGATGTTTTCCTTTTTACAGGCACATTAAGAGAAAATATTGCGTACGGAAAACTGGGTGCAACACAGGAGGAAATAGAGGAAGCTGCTAAAAGAGCTCATTTAGAAAGTTTTATTGAATCACTTCCATTTGGCTATGACACCCAAATTGGTGAACGTGGCTTAAAGTTATCAGGAGGACAAAAGCAACGTATTGCAATAGCAAGAATGTTTTTGAAAAATCCACCGATTTTAATATTAGATGAGGCCACATCAGCGTTGGATACAGAAACAGAACTTATTATCCAGCAAGCCTTAACAGAGTTATCACAAAACCGGACAACACTTGTTATTGCACATCGTCTTGCAACTATTCGAAACGCAGACCGTATCGTCGTTGTGACAGAGGATGGAATTGCTGAACAAGGAAAGCATGATGAATTAATTGAACAAGGTGGAATCTTTGCCAACCTTCATCGTGTCCAATATCAGAGGTAATAAAGAAGGTGGGACAGAGATGTTCCATCTTTTTTAGTAGTTGGGTAAGAATGATTGTTTAGATACTACAAGATTATTATTAATATGGCTAGAAAAACTTCCAATCACAAAAAAATATTAGGCTTGCAAAAAACTGTCAACCACTCAAATAAGTTTTTTAGTGGTTGCGATTACATCATATATGTACCAAGGAGCCGCCATTGCCATTGTATTTTTTAAATAATCCGACTTCTATAAAACAGATTGACACGGATTCCTCAGTTCTGTATTTTATATAAGTATGTCTTTTTAGGAGGAATTTATGAATAATCATCAAGTAAAAATTACAACGGCAGATCCATCAGCGCTTGGGTTATTTGGATTAGCAATGGTGACTCTTGTGGCGTCATCACAAAAATTAGGGATTACAGACGGCTTATCGTTTATTTTACCTTGGGCGTTCTTTTTAGGTGGACTAGCCCAACTGTTTGCCTGTGTTCAAGATGCTAAGCACAATAATATTTTTGGTACCACAGCATTTGGTGCATTTGGGTTATTCTGGTTCGGTGTTGGTATGTCCTGGTTGATCCAACTAGGTGCTTTTGGAGAGAACTTAGCGGCAAATGTTGATCCGAAGCAACTTGGTGTTGCGTTTATCGGTTATTTGATTTTTAGTGTATATATGACGATTGGTGCAATGGAAACTCATAAAGTATTATTCTTTATTTTTGTTTTTATCGATTTCTTATTCATTGGGTTATCATTAAGCACATTTGGCATTATGCACGAAGCGACTCATATGCTGGCAGCTGTATCTGAGTTAATCATTGCATTGCTTTCTTTCTATGGATCTGCAGCAGTTGTTTTAAATACACATTTTGGACAGGTTGTTTTACCAATTGGTAAGCCATTTGGTGTTTTTAAGAAGTAAGAAGAAGAGGCTAACGCGTAGTTAGTCTCTTTTTTAATGGTGTTTTCGCATACTTTGTTGTTTATGATACAGTGAAAAGTTAAAAATTAGACCGTTCCATTTCGCTGCAGTCACTCCATGCGCCGGGGAGGAAGCTGAGCCTCCCGGCTGGCCTGCGGGGTCTCAGCCTTTCCTCACTTCCCGCAGGAGTCGAGTGACTTCCGCTTCATTCCAATATAGAGTTAAATTATTTTAAAAGCAACAAACTTTGCGATATCAGACATAAATGAAAAATTACGATTTAAAATTTTGCTTTAAGAAAAAAATATTTGAAAACAAAATGGGAAACGTATTATTTTTTTGTGCTTGGTTAGTTATATTAAAAAAACTAATGTTTAATTGAATTCCTTGAAAATAAACAAGTATTTAATAAATTTTAAATATTAATATATTAATTTCTGTATGAATATGAATAAATATACGCAACTGTGTCGAGTTGAGTCATCATTCACCTCTCATTTACAATGAGAAAAAGGGGGAGTGGGTTATGAAAAAGCATATAACAATCATTGGGGCTCCTATGGATTTAGGGCAATCCAGAAGAGGAGTTGACATGGGGCCGAGTGCAATTCGCTATGCGGGTGTTGTAGAGCGTTTAGAAATGCTAGATTATAAGATTCACGATAAAGGGGATATTCAAATTGGCAGACCAGGAAGGGAAGAGGAAACTTCTGCCGGGAATAATTTGAAATATTTAAATGCTGTTTCAAAGGCTAGTCAAAAATTAGCAGAAGCAGTAGATGAAGTTGTAAATAAGGGGTCATTTCCACTCGTATTTGGTGGTGACCACAGTATTGCCATAGGGACACTTGCTGGTATTTCTAAGCATTATCAGAATTTAGGTGTCATTTGGTATGACGCCCATGGAGATTTAAATACTGGTGAAACTTCACCTTCAGGAAATATACATGGTATGCCGTTGGCGGTAAGTCTTGGAATTGGACATCAGGATTTAACAACAATTGCAGGGTACACGGGAAAAATAAAGCCGGAGAATATTGTCATTATTGGTGCACGTTCATTAGATGAAGGAGAAAAACTACTTATCCATGAAAAAGGAATTAAAGTGTACACAATGCATGAAATCGATCGACTCGGGATGACAAAGGTAATGGAAGATGCGATCGCTTACTTAAAAAATAAAACTGATGGTGTTCATTTATCTCTTGATTTAGACGGACTTGATCCGAGTGATGCACCTGGTGTAGGGACTCCGGTTTTAGGAGGAATTAGTTACAGAGAAAGCCATTTAGCAATGGAAATTTTAGAAGAATCAAAAATGATTACGTCAGCTGAATTTGTTGAGGTAAATCCGATATTGGATGAAAAGAATAAAACAGCAGAAGTAGCAGTTGCGTTAATGGGGTCGTTATTTGGGGAAAAGCTTCTATAAGATAGGAGGAATGAAATTGAAAACAACATCAGAACAAGTCATTGATCAAACAGAGCAATACGGGGCAAAAAATTATCACCCCTTACCAATTGTTATTTCCAAGGCAGAGGGAATTTGGGTTGAGGACCCTGAAGGAAATCGTTATATGGATATGTTAAGTGCTTATTCTGCAGTAAACCAGGGACATCGACATCCAAAGATTATTCAAGCCTTAAAAGATCAGGCTGATAAAGTGACCTTAACATCGCGAGCTTTTCATAATGATCAATTAGGTCCGTGGTATGAACGAATTACCAGCCTTACAAAAAAGGAAATGGCACTTCCGATGAATACTGGAGCGGAAGCTGTAGAAACTGCTGTCAAAGCAATAAGACGATGGGGTTATCAAGTGAAAGGGATCTTAAAAAACCAAGCGGAGATTATTGCATGTGAAGGGAATTTCCATGGTCGAACAATGACAGCTGTCTCCCTTTCTTCTGATGAAGAATATCGAAAAGGCTTCGGCCCTATGTTACCTGGTATTAAGCTCATACCTTATGGAGACATTGAGGCTTTAAAGGCAGCGATTACACAGAATACAGCTGGTTTTCTTTTTGAACCAATTCAAGGAGAGGCGGGAATTAATATACCTCCAACAGGCTTTATCAAGGAAGCCTTTGATTTATGCAAGGCAAATAATATATTATTTGTTGCTGATGAAATTCAAGCAGGTTTAGGTCGATCAGGAAAATTATTTGCCTGTGATTGGGAAGGTGTAATACCTGATATGTATATTTTAGGCAAAGCACTGGGTGGCGGTGTGTTTCCAATATCATGTGTGGTAGCTAACCGTGATGTTCTTGGCGTTTTTAACCCTGGCTCTCATGGATCAACATTTGGAGGTAACCCATTAGCCTGTGCGGTCTCACTTGCTTCACTCGAGGTTATTGAAGAAGAAAAATTAATAGAGCGCTCTTTGGAATTAGGTACTTATTTTATGGAACAATTGAAGGAAATAAACAACCCGGTTATTAAGGAGATTAGAGGAAGAGGACTTTTTATCGGAGTTGAACTAACTGAACCTGCTCGCGGCTATTGTGAAAAGTTAAAAGAACAGGGATTACTATGTAAAGAAACACATGATATGGTCATCCGCTTTGCACCTCCACTAGTCATTACAAAAGCGGAGCTTGATTGGGCGATTGAAAGAATTAAACAGGTATTGGCATAATTAAATCATCACAATTTCCAGGGGATAGTCTGCAAATGCCAAATTTAGGAATGTCCCTATTTTTCTTACTATCTATGACGATAAAATAAATTGACACATTCTAATTGAAGTATCATACTGCAATTAATCTTTTTAATGAGAGGGATCACATTATTAAATGAAAATTATTCACCATTCCTATAAAAGAAGAGGTCAGATTGAGTTTCTATTTGAAGAGTTTCCCCATTCTAATGTAGTGTTTTCCCCCATAAAAAACTACTATTTTATAAGAACTGTTCGGTGGAATAGGGAAGACCCAGTTGTCACACGTAGAGATCTGGAAAGAATGGAACTTGTAGTAAATGAGTTTTTAGAATGTATTAACTTCTATAAGCAGCGTAAAGCTTATAAAAGTTTAGCTGATTTTGCAACAGAGGTATAAAGTTGTGTATTTCACCGTGAGACTAGATGAAAGAGGATCTAGTCTTTTTTTTTATTGCTAAAAAACAGCTGTGTATTAATGCCTATTACCCTCTAATGTTTCTATACCTTAATTCCTGAATTTTCTTTAGGGAATTTATGAAAATATTACCGTAGACTTTAAAAATATTAGGAAAAAAGTTTCCTTTTTATTTACATTTTAGTTTAAACCTGTATTTATGTGGGTAGATATGATATTGGTATATAGTAGAAATTTTACAGGATATGTTTTTCTATCCAATTGATTTCCGGGTACTCACAATTATATAGATGAATACCGAAATATTAAGTTTAAGGAGAGGAAGTAAATGTCTGGAATTATTCGTGTTACCCCTGCAGAGTTAGTAAGCATGGCCAACCGTTACTCTAGTGAAAGCAGCCAAGTTGGAGAGCAAGTTTCTCGTCTTGATACAATGATCCGCGAGCTTGAAGGTATGTGGGAAGGTGAATCAAGCAGAGCGTTCAGTGAACAATACCAATCTTTAAGACCTTCATTTATTCAAATGCAACAGCTTCTTGAGGATATCTCAACTCAACTTAACAGCACATCTAAAGCACTTGAAGATGCTGATCAGCAAATTGCAAGTCAAATTAGAGGGTAAGCAATAAGAAAGCAGGGGCGCTCTTTCTAAAGACGCGCTCCTTCCTTATGAGGTGATTTGAATGTACATAGAAATTACAATTGATCTAAAAAACTACCAACAAGACAGCTTTGATATCAGACTATCTAATTACCATTCTGTTAAAAAATTAATTGATATCGTTTGGCAAGCAAAAAGTATGGCAGAGCCGCCAAGACAAGGTGCTTGGATAAGAGTTGTTAATAAACAGAAGGTTATACAAGGAACAGAGCGACTCCTGGATGCAGGTATACGAACAGGAGACAGAATTGAAATTCTATAAAGGAGAAATAGGCATGTCAACAGAAAATAACTCTACCTCATACCTAACAGATCAACTGGAAGCCATTATCACGCGTAAAGAGCAAATCATGACATTTGCTTTTCAAAAGGAAAAAGTTAAATTAGATAATCCTACGGAAATCTCCTTTCTAACTGAATTAAACCCGTCGATTGAAAAGGACATAGTTATGAAGGACGATGAGCTCACCATTCAATATAAACTCCCTAATACCTATTCTTTTCTTCTTCCTCAATTGAAACGATTAGATGAGAAAGAGCGATTCGTTCTTGGATATAAAATCGTGCAGTCAGTGACAAATCATAAACTTTCACGAATTCATCTCGTTGTGTGTCCGGACAACATCGTTCTTGACCAAGGACTACATACATATTTTCTTCATTACGGAGTAAAAGAAAGTCTACCTCCTTATGAACATAATCTCGAGAAATTATTTCAAGAGGTAAAGGCAACTGTTGCTTCTGTTGTAGATACAACCTATTCATTTGAGCAATATGTCCAGTTTTCTCAAACAATAAAGCTATCAACAGTAGTGAAAAAGATAATGGAAGCAAAGGAGTATAATGAATTACTTGACATAATTGATGGTGAAATCGGGAGAGTTAACCATGAAAAAACCCTTCAGATGACTGTAAATAAGAATACATGGAAACTTAATCGGTATGTGTTAATTGGAGTTTCTTTATTGTTTATTCCGGCATTTATTTATAGCTTATATTCAATATTTTCATTACAGCCAAAGAAAGATAGCTTTATTCAAGCACAGGAGGAGTTTCTGCAAAATAACTATAGTGAAGTTGTAACTGAGCTTCAGCCATATAGCATTGAAGATATGCCAAAGGTGACTCAATATCAATTGTCCTTATCTTATATTGTGAATGAATCATTATCGGAAGACCAACAAGAAACGGTTCGAAATACAATTACTTTACAAACAGATCCTCAATATTATGAGTACTGGATTCGAATTGGACGTGGTGAGGCTGAGGATGCACTCGATATTGCGAGATTCCTGGAAGATAGAGACCTTATCTTATTTGGATTATTAAAATATAAAGAACAATTAAAATCTGATGATAGTTTAGATCGTGAAGAAAGAGAGCAAGCGTTAGCTGATATAGAAAATGAAATTGAGGAATATCAACGAGAAGCAGAGTCAGAACTTGTTGAAGAAGAACAAGATCAGCCTGTATCGACTCCAGTCGAGGAAGAAACCCAGCCTGCTGAAACGGAAGTCGAAACGAATGAGCAGACTGAACAGCAACAAACACAAACAAAACAAGAAAGTACTCAAGGAGAAACAAAAGCTGAGTAGTGAAGATGTTAAATGAAAGAAGAAACAGGTGGTGATAATATGGCTACGCTTTGGGTTTTTACAAAGTATTCATACCAGGAAATTCAATTAAATAAAACCTCAAAACAGCAAATAACAATTGGTTCTAGCAAGGAACATACGATTACAATCCCGACCATATCAAACACTTTGACTGTAATAACTCGTGACGGGGAACTTTGGGTGCAGAGTGATATGGACCAACAGATTACCAGGATTGATCAAAATAGGTACACCAAAATCGATTTAGATCAAGAAGAGGTGGAATTTTACCTTTCATCTTCTTTGAAAGAAAAGACTCATTATGTCGGACATTTAAGTGAAATAACTTTTTCAACCGTTGATCAAAATGCAACTTTTTTTAACAAAAATGAACATAAGACATCTTTTTCAATTATCTTACAATCTACAGGCTTTCAATTAACAAACGTAGATGGAGATGTATATATAAACGGTCATCACCTGGAACAATCTGGTCGATTACATGTTGGTGACATCATTATGTGGGCATCACTGAAAATTACCATACTTGAAGAAGATTTTATACAAATTGAAAGTTCAGAATCATATCAAACTAGTTTACCTGAGGCGATTCTTCCTCTTTCTGAAATGCAAAAAAAATATCCGGTTTACCGGAGAACACCTCGCATGGTGTATGAATTGCCGGATGAGAAGGTGCAGTTGTCATTTCCAACACAAGACTCCCAAGGCTCCAATCGAAGTTTGTGGTTAATTATCTTGCCGCCACTCGTGATGCTGATTGTCATGGGTCTTGTCGCATTCTTAATTCCGCGAGGCATTTTCATCATTGTTTCATTGGTGATGTTTATGACAACTCTTGTGACCTCAACAGTTCAATACTTTAAAGATAGAGGAAATCAAAAAAAAGCAAAGGAACGTCGAAAACGGATTTATACGAACTATTTAGATTCGAAAAGACAAGAGCTTCAACAGCTAGCTGATAAACAAAAAGAAGTGCTTGAATTCCATTTTCCTTCTTTCGAACGAATGAAATATTTAACAAACCAACTTTCAGATAGACTTTGGGAAAGAACGATGGAGAGCCCTGACTTTCTGCAGTTCCGTCTTGGGACTGGAACAGTCAAAGCGAGCTACACGATTTCTTCTTCTGCTTCAGATATGTCCAATCGTGAAATGGATGAATTGCTGGAAGAATCACAAACTCTTGAAAGGGCATATAAAAACCTATCAAACCTTCCGATTACCGCCAATCTTTCTGAAGGTGCAATTGGTTTAATTGGGAAAGACCGTGTATTGAAAAAGGAGCTTCATCAACTAGTCGGTCAGCTGGCCTTTTTCCATAGCTACCATGACCTCCGATTTGTGTTTATTTTTGATGAACAAGAATACAAGGAATGGGAATGGATGAAATGGCTGCCTCACTTTCAACTGGCAGGCTCCCATGCCAAAGGATTTATCTATAATGATAGAACTAGAGATCAATTATTATCTTCCCTTTACGAGATGGTAAGAGAACGGGATCTTGAAGAGGAAAAAGAAAAAATCAGATTTTCACCACATTATGTGTTTATTGTTACGAATCAACAGCTGATCTCTGATCATGTCATATTAGAATACCTGGAAGGAGATCATCAGCATCTCGGAATTTCTGTTATTTTTGCAGCAGAGGCAAAGGAAAGTTTATCAGACAATATTCATACACTCATTCGTTATATCAATGATGAACAAGGTGATATATTAATTCAACAGAAAAAAGCAGTCAAAATTCCCTTTGTCTTGGATGATCATAAACGATCAGATAACGAAATGTACGCAAGGATGCTATTAACACTTGATCATCAAACAGGGATGACAAACTCGATTCCGGACTCGGTATCCTTTTTAGAAATGATGAACGTAAAAAGTGTTGACCAGCTTCCTATTGAACAGAACTGGTTCACACGTGAGTCTGCAAAATCATTAGCAGTACCAGTTGGCTTAAAAGGGAAGGCAGAAACGGTTGATTTAAACCTTCATGAAAAAGCACATGGTCCACATGGGCTTTTAGCAGGTACAACAGGTTCAGGGAAAAGTGAATTTCTACAAACGTATATCTTATCACTTGCAGTTCATTTCCATCCACATGAGGTAGCATTTCTCCTTATTGATTACAAGGGAGGCGGAATGGCTCAGCCGTTTAAGAACATGCCACATCTTCTGGGGACCATTACGAATATTGAAGGAAGTAAAAACTTCAGTATGCGTGCACTTGCTTCGATTAAAAGTGAGCTAAAAAGACGTCAACGTTTGTTTGATCAACATAGTGTTACACACATTAATGATTACACAAGGCTATATAAAAGTGGAAAAGCAGAACGGCCATTACCACATCTTTTCTTAATCTCTGATGAATTTGCCGAGCTGAAAGCCGAAGAACCTGATTTTATTAAAGAATTAGTCAGTGCTGCGCGTATCGGTAGAAGTTTGGGTGTTCACCTGATTCTGGCCACTCAAAAGCCGGGTGGAGTAATTGATAATCAAATCTGGAGTAATGCACGCTTTAGAGTTTCATTGAAGGTACAGAACACAGAGGATAGCAGGGAAATTTTGAAAAATGGTGATGCTGCTTCTATTACGCAAACAGGTCGTGGCTACTTGCAGGTCGGTAACAATGAAGTGTATGAGCTCTTTCAATCTGCATGGAGTGGAGCTCCTTATCATGAGGAAGAATCTCTTGATATTGAGGATGAAATCGCAATTGTCACAGACCTTGGATTAATTCCACTATCAGAGGTTTCTGTTCAAGATCATAAGCAAAAAGAAGTGCTAAGTGAAATTGGTGTAATTGTTTCAAAAATAAATGATTTACAAGAAAAATTAGAGTTGAAAAAATTACAAAGTCCATGGTTGCCGCCATTACCTGGCCGACTTTATCCAGTACAGCAAAATGAACCAAAAGATAAAGCGAGCATCATGTTTACTCGGATTGATGAGCCGGAAAAACAAAGTCAATCTGATTATGCATATAACGTAATAGAGGATGGAAACATTGGGATATTTGGTTCAGCAGGCTATGGTAAAACAAGTACGATGCAAACATTGCTGCTTGGTATGGCGAAGGCTTTTACTCCACTGGAAGTTCATTTTTATCTAATGGACTTTGGAAATGGCGGGTTATTACCTTTAAGGCAGCTCCCGCATACAGCTGATTACTTTCTGTTAGACCAGGAACGAAAAATTGAGAAGTTCATGAATATTTTAAAAGACGAAGTGGCGAATAGGAAAAAGCTTTTCCAAAAGAAAGAGGTTAGCTCGATTAAAATGTACAAT carries:
- a CDS encoding ABC transporter ATP-binding protein — encoded protein: MLKRFFSYYTPHKKLFIMDFSSAIIVALLELAFPLAVQWFIDSLLPTENWSAIVSVSITLLVLYILSTFLQYIVNYWGHMLGINIETDMRKQLFQHVQKQSFKFFDNTKTGNIMSRITNDLMDIGELAHHGPEDLFISIMTFVGAFWIMFTVNVKLALVALIILPFLAWLIVVSNLKMNKAWKKMYGEIADVNARVEDSVSGVRVVQSFTNESFENKRFSVNNMKFRKAKLGGYKVMSFSLSGIYMMTRFVTLAVLVVGAWLSYTGQLTYGELVGFVLYINVLFKPIDKISALMELYPKGMAGFKRFTELLDMDPDVQDVKDAVEVQTLRGDITFNDVTFGYDEHKQVLNGIDLSISAGETIAFVGPSGAGKTTICTLIPRFYDVDNGSIKIDGIDVRNMTKQSLRSQIGIVQQDVFLFTGTLRENIAYGKLGATQEEIEEAAKRAHLESFIESLPFGYDTQIGERGLKLSGGQKQRIAIARMFLKNPPILILDEATSALDTETELIIQQALTELSQNRTTLVIAHRLATIRNADRIVVVTEDGIAEQGKHDELIEQGGIFANLHRVQYQR
- a CDS encoding acetate uptake transporter → MNNHQVKITTADPSALGLFGLAMVTLVASSQKLGITDGLSFILPWAFFLGGLAQLFACVQDAKHNNIFGTTAFGAFGLFWFGVGMSWLIQLGAFGENLAANVDPKQLGVAFIGYLIFSVYMTIGAMETHKVLFFIFVFIDFLFIGLSLSTFGIMHEATHMLAAVSELIIALLSFYGSAAVVLNTHFGQVVLPIGKPFGVFKK
- the rocF gene encoding arginase; protein product: MKKHITIIGAPMDLGQSRRGVDMGPSAIRYAGVVERLEMLDYKIHDKGDIQIGRPGREEETSAGNNLKYLNAVSKASQKLAEAVDEVVNKGSFPLVFGGDHSIAIGTLAGISKHYQNLGVIWYDAHGDLNTGETSPSGNIHGMPLAVSLGIGHQDLTTIAGYTGKIKPENIVIIGARSLDEGEKLLIHEKGIKVYTMHEIDRLGMTKVMEDAIAYLKNKTDGVHLSLDLDGLDPSDAPGVGTPVLGGISYRESHLAMEILEESKMITSAEFVEVNPILDEKNKTAEVAVALMGSLFGEKLL
- a CDS encoding ornithine--oxo-acid transaminase, whose translation is MKLKTTSEQVIDQTEQYGAKNYHPLPIVISKAEGIWVEDPEGNRYMDMLSAYSAVNQGHRHPKIIQALKDQADKVTLTSRAFHNDQLGPWYERITSLTKKEMALPMNTGAEAVETAVKAIRRWGYQVKGILKNQAEIIACEGNFHGRTMTAVSLSSDEEYRKGFGPMLPGIKLIPYGDIEALKAAITQNTAGFLFEPIQGEAGINIPPTGFIKEAFDLCKANNILFVADEIQAGLGRSGKLFACDWEGVIPDMYILGKALGGGVFPISCVVANRDVLGVFNPGSHGSTFGGNPLACAVSLASLEVIEEEKLIERSLELGTYFMEQLKEINNPVIKEIRGRGLFIGVELTEPARGYCEKLKEQGLLCKETHDMVIRFAPPLVITKAELDWAIERIKQVLA
- a CDS encoding WXG100 family type VII secretion target, giving the protein MSGIIRVTPAELVSMANRYSSESSQVGEQVSRLDTMIRELEGMWEGESSRAFSEQYQSLRPSFIQMQQLLEDISTQLNSTSKALEDADQQIASQIRG
- a CDS encoding EsaB/YukD family protein → MYIEITIDLKNYQQDSFDIRLSNYHSVKKLIDIVWQAKSMAEPPRQGAWIRVVNKQKVIQGTERLLDAGIRTGDRIEIL
- the essB gene encoding type VII secretion protein EssB is translated as MSTENNSTSYLTDQLEAIITRKEQIMTFAFQKEKVKLDNPTEISFLTELNPSIEKDIVMKDDELTIQYKLPNTYSFLLPQLKRLDEKERFVLGYKIVQSVTNHKLSRIHLVVCPDNIVLDQGLHTYFLHYGVKESLPPYEHNLEKLFQEVKATVASVVDTTYSFEQYVQFSQTIKLSTVVKKIMEAKEYNELLDIIDGEIGRVNHEKTLQMTVNKNTWKLNRYVLIGVSLLFIPAFIYSLYSIFSLQPKKDSFIQAQEEFLQNNYSEVVTELQPYSIEDMPKVTQYQLSLSYIVNESLSEDQQETVRNTITLQTDPQYYEYWIRIGRGEAEDALDIARFLEDRDLILFGLLKYKEQLKSDDSLDREEREQALADIENEIEEYQREAESELVEEEQDQPVSTPVEEETQPAETEVETNEQTEQQQTQTKQESTQGETKAE
- the essC gene encoding type VII secretion protein EssC, producing MATLWVFTKYSYQEIQLNKTSKQQITIGSSKEHTITIPTISNTLTVITRDGELWVQSDMDQQITRIDQNRYTKIDLDQEEVEFYLSSSLKEKTHYVGHLSEITFSTVDQNATFFNKNEHKTSFSIILQSTGFQLTNVDGDVYINGHHLEQSGRLHVGDIIMWASLKITILEEDFIQIESSESYQTSLPEAILPLSEMQKKYPVYRRTPRMVYELPDEKVQLSFPTQDSQGSNRSLWLIILPPLVMLIVMGLVAFLIPRGIFIIVSLVMFMTTLVTSTVQYFKDRGNQKKAKERRKRIYTNYLDSKRQELQQLADKQKEVLEFHFPSFERMKYLTNQLSDRLWERTMESPDFLQFRLGTGTVKASYTISSSASDMSNREMDELLEESQTLERAYKNLSNLPITANLSEGAIGLIGKDRVLKKELHQLVGQLAFFHSYHDLRFVFIFDEQEYKEWEWMKWLPHFQLAGSHAKGFIYNDRTRDQLLSSLYEMVRERDLEEEKEKIRFSPHYVFIVTNQQLISDHVILEYLEGDHQHLGISVIFAAEAKESLSDNIHTLIRYINDEQGDILIQQKKAVKIPFVLDDHKRSDNEMYARMLLTLDHQTGMTNSIPDSVSFLEMMNVKSVDQLPIEQNWFTRESAKSLAVPVGLKGKAETVDLNLHEKAHGPHGLLAGTTGSGKSEFLQTYILSLAVHFHPHEVAFLLIDYKGGGMAQPFKNMPHLLGTITNIEGSKNFSMRALASIKSELKRRQRLFDQHSVTHINDYTRLYKSGKAERPLPHLFLISDEFAELKAEEPDFIKELVSAARIGRSLGVHLILATQKPGGVIDNQIWSNARFRVSLKVQNTEDSREILKNGDAASITQTGRGYLQVGNNEVYELFQSAWSGAPYHEEESLDIEDEIAIVTDLGLIPLSEVSVQDHKQKEVLSEIGVIVSKINDLQEKLELKKLQSPWLPPLPGRLYPVQQNEPKDKASIMFTRIDEPEKQSQSDYAYNVIEDGNIGIFGSAGYGKTSTMQTLLLGMAKAFTPLEVHFYLMDFGNGGLLPLRQLPHTADYFLLDQERKIEKFMNILKDEVANRKKLFQKKEVSSIKMYNALSEEQLPLLYLVVDNFDLVKEEMLDLEQQLNTFARDGQSIGIYIMLTVTRINSVRQSLMNNLQTKIVHYLMDQTEAYTMLGRLPFAPESIPGRAIVKKDEAFFSQVYLPVEGKDDFEQMENMKKLVQHLKDEYIHVEKPSPVPMLPTELTMLNFAAYTERKVGLLPIGLHEVTVQPVYVNLTRSKHCLVLGQAQKGKTNTLKAFIHTALDQQLEHVAIFDSIDRGLSSYIGDDRLVYLEGKDHVASWLDVIEKVLVEREGMYQQFIQQGKPLKANQPVLLIVDGYANFLQKLDNPLQDKLVRMMKNYSHLGFNIIVSGSNNELTKGYDPLTLEIKQIRQAVVLMKKSEQTMFTLTYDRKEQEIQPGYGYYVENGKEQSIQIPLVHVERKVQI